Proteins co-encoded in one Pseudoliparis swirei isolate HS2019 ecotype Mariana Trench chromosome 7, NWPU_hadal_v1, whole genome shotgun sequence genomic window:
- the rusc2 gene encoding AP-4 complex accessory subunit RUSC2 isoform X1, with protein sequence MDSSPKLSGETLIVHHIPLVHCQVSGGRQGGSCGISLKRGGGAPPAFVPPENLGLSRTTSLPERDVLQREVLLYSSLIQTGGGKERGRGGGGSTINAHTLPRAKPRNRNPLRRNPFLLNTEDEEDEEEEEEEEDGDNLSGYLEDSSFHLHSDTDSSALDKGMLPFHLHDLGFAGEPFLLDGAAGGGGSARRSLRAAMTSDLSDLEILGLDSQLRHSSSGSNMSMDCGEQDWGEDGEEEDHPMRCGRSSSSSCSCCALSRLYPRHFPESFSEPFSECPRGYGSDSSCNSSDGVLVNFSAIFNKMNNGVPERPPPTSGHANLNGTTPAVVSDLERNSTTAGAFYLDLHTSPTEPPISQSGFPLAREPHLSTSSGCSCAAEHQGALDLDDNCNSYHHLPHSGSSEDLASCLQSQARLVVATQNYYKLVTCDLSAQSSPSPAGSSVNSCSDEHSKGSPTPTQPNQYFLFRQRAEEEEEEVEEEDEDAESSRRDDGVDEDDDDEEEEEEEEEKKDRQAPPGAAIQGQVHVNVSPPAVGRAAIGAAPGSRRRSRSYDRNLDESPPPRRLGALERMLSCPVRLSEGAGTATAPAPPRVTSFAEIARSKRRNGGSGGSPPLKTTGDPFFSSAYSAHSSSLDFSPIAERCPEANCRSLSPVPFTRCYSQGSAERHLQGAREPRTKAEGSLSASSDGGPPVLRYSKDQRPTSLPIQPFSFHHQFASRPPQAKPQLPLLSGYVSGMQARSGSGSGSGSGSGDPGMEDDGDAMEIVLRYHQGTVAAPPPPPGSVRPSPLGSYSPVRLQAPPSSGSCSTCTPHSPSCPLSAKQGGASTAPPPSLGAKRGAEPQMLPAVQGHCFHGDTLSPLGCAESGKPGEESKAPGARTHYEHHLSPQALKWREYRRRNPLGLERSSEGPPEPGRGAGPEPGRGAGPRPARRNVFDFPSAPPLALGRLNAAGQSAKLQQIYSDFLPDYFSLTEKPPEEFCLSPDPSTSSSSQVSVDLTQKRGLVKAVNTAVDLIVAHFGTSRDPDVKAKLGNSWVSPNVGHLILKYLCPALHQMLQDGLKAHMLDLIIGQRRCRPWNLAEASTQLGPSTRVLHSLFSKVSQYSELTSHSMRLNAFVIGLLNLKSLEFWFNHLYTHEDIIAAHYNAWGFLPLSQGACQPLFRELLLLLQPLSLLPFDLDLLFEPRLLQKGREHLRRKEQLCSSSVVERSTATRSTFQLMRGWGATVSDMVRDSSGGGEARRDRPGLRMEGTWPRTEGVGAGAEGAKPRLKSEGATATEVDLWTQQGMSGRRMKGVGQESQGDGEEKVGRKEKERDVAEEGRQRQERQAGWWYQLMQSSQVYIDQSAEGSKFVKTEKRRRPSERRQNQPPPAREGVVEGAESSQEGEGQRNRSSGGALAGSGGRPSWMGSPPDSVLNQEKEAKPPGGTQEERPPKGPRWGRLFGANVCSSTRAEPAQKTRPPSGWFSLDRSVLDLVAQTIGAGGKKAEPPAALAQTQTAPPPPTEARQPSPCEVRALRRHVATEPGRLSFGQGDVLRVQSRGPDADWLL encoded by the exons ATGGACAGCTCCCCCAAGCTGTCGGGCGAGACCCTGATCGTGCACCACATCCCCCTGGTGCACTGCCAGGTGTCCGGCGGGCGACAGGGCGGCAGCTGCGGGATCTCTCTGAAGAGGGGCGGCGGCGCCCCGCCGGCGTTCGTCCCGCCGGAGAACCTGGGCCTGAGCCGCACCACGTCGCTCCCCGAGAGGGACGTCCTCCAGAGGGAGGTGCTGCTCTACAGCAGCCTGATCCAGACCGGCGGCGgcaaggagagggggaggggcggcgGCGGTTCGACCATCAACGCCCACACGCTGCCCAGGGCCAAGCCGAGGAACAGGAACCCGCTGCGTCGCAATCCGTTCCTGCTGAAcacggaggatgaagaagatgaagaagaagaagaggaggaggaggatggcgaCAACCTCAGCGGTTACCTCGAAGACTCCTCGTTCCACCTGCACAGCGACACCGACTCATCCGCCCTCGACAAAGGGATGCTTCCCTTCCATCTGCACGACCTAGGCTTCGCCGGCGAGCCCTTCCTCCTGGAcggggcggcgggcggcggcggaAGCGCCCGGCGCTCCCTGAGGGCGGCGATGACCTCCGACCTCTCCGACCTGGAGATCCTGGGACTGGACAGCCAGCTGCGCCACAGCAGCAGCGGCTCCAACATGTCCATGGACTGTGGCGAGCAGGACTGGGGCGaggacggcgaggaggaggaccaccccATGAGGTGTGGccgaagctcctcctcctcctgctcctgctgcgCGCTCTCCCGGCTCTACCCTCGCCACTTCCCCGAGTCCTTCTCGGAGCCCTTCTCGGAGTGCCCACGGGGCTACGGCAGCGACTCCTCCTGCAACAGCTCGGACGGCGTGCTGGTGAACTTCAGCGCCATCTTCAACAAGATGAACAACGGCGTTCCGGAGAGGCCGCCGCCGACGTCCGGGCACGCCAACCTCAATGGCACCACGCCGGCGGTTGTTTCGGATCTCGAGCGAAACTCCACGACGGCGGGGGCTTTCTACCTGGACCTCCACACCTCCCCGACGGAACCGCCAATTTCGCAGTCGGGCTTCCCGCTCGCCCGCGAGCCACACCTGTCCACCTCCTCTGGCTGCTCGTGCGCCGCCGAGCACCAGGGGGCGCTGGACCTCGACGACAACTGCAACTCCTACCACCACCTGCCGCACTCCGGCTCGTCCGAAGACCTGGCTTCCTGTCTGCAGAGCCAGGCGCGGCTGGTGGTCGCCACCCAGAACTACTACAAGCTGGTCACCTGCGACCTGTCGGCCCAGTCGTCCCCGAGCCCCGCCGGCTCCTCCGTCAACAGCTGCTCCGACGAGCACAGCAAAGGcagccccacccccacccagcCCAACCAGTACTTCCTGTTCCGGCAGAGggccgaggaggaagaggaggaggtagaggaagaggacgaagatGCGGAGTCATCCAGG CGAGATGACGGTGTTGACGAGGAtgacgacgacgaggaggaggaggaagaggaggaggagaagaaggatcgGCAGGCCCCCCCCGGCGCCGCGATCCAAGGCCAGGTGCACGTCAACGTCTCCCCCCCCGCGGTTGGCCGCGCCGCCATCGGAGCGGCGCCGGGGAGCCGCCGACGCTCTCGCAGCTACGACCGCAACCTGGACGAGTCTCCGCCCCCCCGCCGGCTCGGAGCGCTGGAGCGCATGCTGAGCTGCCCCGTCCGGCTCAGCGAGGGCGCCGGCACCGCCACGGCGCCGGCGCCCCCGCGGGTCACCTCCTTCGCGGAGATCGCGAGAAGCAAGCGGAGGAACGGCGGCTCTGGGGGTTCGCCGCCGCTGAAAACGACGGGTGaccccttcttctcctccgcttactccgcccactcctcctccctggacTTCTCTCCCATCGCGGAGCGGTGTCCGGAGGCGAACTGCCGGAGCCTGTCGCCCGTTCCCTTCACCAGGTGTTACAGTCAGGGCAGCGCCGAGCGCCACCTGCAGGGGGCGAGAGAGCCCCGCACCAAGGCCGAAG GGAGTCTCTCGGCGTCCTCAGACGGCGGCCCCCCAGTGCTCCGCTACAGTAAGGACCAGCGGCCCACCAGCCTCCCCATCCAGCCCTTCAGCTTCCACCACCAGTTCGCCTCCAGACCCCCGCAGGCCAAGCCCCAGCTGCCCCTGCTCTCGGGCTACGTCTCCGGGATGCAGGCCCGCTCCGGGTCCGGCTCCGGGTCCGGCTCCGGCTCCGGAGACCCGGGGATGGAGGACGATGGCGATGCAATGGAAATTGTGCTCAGGTACCACCAGGGGACCGTggctgcccctccccctccgcccGGGTCGGTCCGCCCCTCGCCCCTCGGCAGCTACTCCCCGGtgcggctccaggccccgccCAGTTCTGGGTCCTGCTCCACCTGCACCCCGCACAGCCCCTCCTGCCCGCTCTCGGCAAAGCAGGGAGGGGCTTCGACCGCTCCGCCTCCGTCCCTGGGGGCGAagagaggggcggagccacagATGCTGCCAGCGGTGCAGGGCCACTGTTTCCACGGCGACACGCTGAGCCCGCTAGGCTGCGCGGAGTCTGGGAAACCCGGAGAGGAGAGCAAAGCACCGGGAGCCCGAACGCATTACG agcACCACCTCTCCCCCCAGGCCCTCAAGTGGAGGGAGTACCGCCGGCGGAACCCTCTGGGATTGGAGAGGTCCTCGGAGGGCCCCCCGGAACccgggaggggggcggggccagaacCCGGGAGGGGGGCGGGACCGCGACCCGCCAGGAGGAACGTGTTTGACttcccctccgccccccccctcgcaCTGGGACGGCTCAACG cagcgGGCCAATCAGCGAAGCTGCAGCAGATCTACAGCGACTTCCTGCCCGACTACTTCTCCCTGACCGAGAAGCCCCCCGAGGAGTTCTGCCTCTCCCCCGACccgtccacctcctcctcctcccaggtcTCAGTGGACCTGACGCagaagagag GTTTGGTGAAAGCCGTGAACACGGCGGTGGATCTGATCGTGGCACACTTCGGCACCAGTCGAGACCCGGATGTGAAG gcCAAGCTGGGGAACAGCTGGGTGAGCCCCAACGTGGGGCACCTGATCCTGAAGTACCTGTGCCCGGCCCTGCACCAGATGCTGCAGGACGGCCTGAAGGCTCACATGCTGGACCTGATCATCGGCCAGCGGCGCTGTCGGCCCTGGAACTTGGCGGAGGCCTCAACGCAGCTGG GTCCCTCCACCCGTGTCCTTCACAGCTTGTTCTCCAAGGTGAGCCAGTACTCGGAGCTCACGAGCCACAGCATGAGACTCAACGCCTTCGTCATCGGCCTCCTCAA CCTCAAATCTTTGGAGTTCTGGTTCAATCATCTTTACACACATGAAG ACATCATAGCGGCGCACTACAACGCGTGGGGTTTCCTGCCCCTGTCTCAAGGGGCGTGCCAGCCGCTCTTCcgggagctcctcctcctgctgcagccgctGTCGCTCCTCCCCTTCGACCTGGACCTGCTGTTCGAGCCGCGCCTCCTCCAGAAGGGCCGCGAGCACCTCCGCCGCAAGGAGCAGCTGTGCTCCTCCTCAGTCGTCGAGCGGTCGACGGCGACGCGCTCCACCTTCCAGCTCATGAGGGGGTGGGGCGCGACGGTCAGCGACATGGTCAGGGACTCCTCCGGCGGGGGGGAAGCGAGGCGGGACAGGCCGGGGCTGAGGATGGAGGGAACGTGGCCGAGGACGGAAGGAGTCGGCGCTGGGGCGGAGGGAGCGAAGCCGAGGTTGAAGAGTGAGGGGGCGACCGCGACGGAGGTCGATCTGTGGACGCAGCAGGGGATGAGCGGGCGGAGGATGAAGGGTGTGGGACAAGAGAGCCAAGGAGACGGTGAGGAGAAGgtcgggaggaaggagaaggagagggatgtGGCGGAGGAGGGGCGGCAGCGGCAGGAGCGCCAGGCGGGCTGGTGGTACCAGCTCATGCAGTCCTCCCAGGTCTACATCGACCAATCGGCAGAGGGCTCCAAGTTTGTCAAgacggagaagaggaggaggccgtcGGAGAGGCGGCAGAACCAGCCGCCGCCCGCCAGGGAGGGCGtggtggagggggcggagtcgagccaagagggggaggggcaaagGAACAGGAGCTCCGGCGGGGCGTTAGCCGGGTCCGGGGGGAGGCCGTCGTGGATGGGCAGCCCGCCGGACTCGGTCCTGAACCAGGAGAAGGAGGCCAAACCCCCGGGGGGTACCCAAGAGGAGAGACCCCCAAAGGGTCCGCGCTGGGGCCGGCTATTTGGAGCCAACGTCTGTTCCTCTACGAGGGCGGAGCCAGCGCAGAAGACCAG GCCGCCGTCCGGTTGGTTCTCTCTGGACCGGTCGGTTCTGGACCTCGTGGCTCAAACTATCGGAGCAGGCGGCAAGAAGGCGGAGCCTCCTGCGGCACTCGCCCAGACCCAGACGGCCCCCCCACCGCCGACTGAAGCCAGACAACCGTCTCCATG cgaGGTTCGGGCCCTGCGCCGCCACGTGGCCACCGAGCCCGGCCGGCTGAGCTTCGGCCAGGGCGACGTGCTGCGGGTCCAGAGCCGGGGGCCCGATGCCGACTGGCTGCTGTGA
- the rusc2 gene encoding AP-4 complex accessory subunit RUSC2 isoform X2: MDSSPKLSGETLIVHHIPLVHCQVSGGRQGGSCGISLKRGGGAPPAFVPPENLGLSRTTSLPERDVLQREVLLYSSLIQTGGGKERGRGGGGSTINAHTLPRAKPRNRNPLRRNPFLLNTEDEEDEEEEEEEEDGDNLSGYLEDSSFHLHSDTDSSALDKGMLPFHLHDLGFAGEPFLLDGAAGGGGSARRSLRAAMTSDLSDLEILGLDSQLRHSSSGSNMSMDCGEQDWGEDGEEEDHPMRCGRSSSSSCSCCALSRLYPRHFPESFSEPFSECPRGYGSDSSCNSSDGVLVNFSAIFNKMNNGVPERPPPTSGHANLNGTTPAVVSDLERNSTTAGAFYLDLHTSPTEPPISQSGFPLAREPHLSTSSGCSCAAEHQGALDLDDNCNSYHHLPHSGSSEDLASCLQSQARLVVATQNYYKLVTCDLSAQSSPSPAGSSVNSCSDEHSKGSPTPTQPNQYFLFRQRAEEEEEEVEEEDEDAESSRRDDGVDEDDDDEEEEEEEEEKKDRQAPPGAAIQGQVHVNVSPPAVGRAAIGAAPGSRRRSRSYDRNLDESPPPRRLGALERMLSCPVRLSEGAGTATAPAPPRVTSFAEIARSKRRNGGSGGSPPLKTTGDPFFSSAYSAHSSSLDFSPIAERCPEANCRSLSPVPFTRCYSQGSAERHLQGAREPRTKAEGSLSASSDGGPPVLRYSKDQRPTSLPIQPFSFHHQFASRPPQAKPQLPLLSGYVSGMQARSGSGSGSGSGSGDPGMEDDGDAMEIVLRYHQGTVAAPPPPPGSVRPSPLGSYSPVRLQAPPSSGSCSTCTPHSPSCPLSAKQGGASTAPPPSLGAKRGAEPQMLPAVQGHCFHGDTLSPLGCAESGKPGEESKAPGARTHYEHHLSPQALKWREYRRRNPLGLERSSEGPPEPGRGAGPEPGRGAGPRPARRNVFDFPSAPPLALGRLNAGQSAKLQQIYSDFLPDYFSLTEKPPEEFCLSPDPSTSSSSQVSVDLTQKRGLVKAVNTAVDLIVAHFGTSRDPDVKAKLGNSWVSPNVGHLILKYLCPALHQMLQDGLKAHMLDLIIGQRRCRPWNLAEASTQLGPSTRVLHSLFSKVSQYSELTSHSMRLNAFVIGLLNLKSLEFWFNHLYTHEDIIAAHYNAWGFLPLSQGACQPLFRELLLLLQPLSLLPFDLDLLFEPRLLQKGREHLRRKEQLCSSSVVERSTATRSTFQLMRGWGATVSDMVRDSSGGGEARRDRPGLRMEGTWPRTEGVGAGAEGAKPRLKSEGATATEVDLWTQQGMSGRRMKGVGQESQGDGEEKVGRKEKERDVAEEGRQRQERQAGWWYQLMQSSQVYIDQSAEGSKFVKTEKRRRPSERRQNQPPPAREGVVEGAESSQEGEGQRNRSSGGALAGSGGRPSWMGSPPDSVLNQEKEAKPPGGTQEERPPKGPRWGRLFGANVCSSTRAEPAQKTRPPSGWFSLDRSVLDLVAQTIGAGGKKAEPPAALAQTQTAPPPPTEARQPSPCEVRALRRHVATEPGRLSFGQGDVLRVQSRGPDADWLL, from the exons ATGGACAGCTCCCCCAAGCTGTCGGGCGAGACCCTGATCGTGCACCACATCCCCCTGGTGCACTGCCAGGTGTCCGGCGGGCGACAGGGCGGCAGCTGCGGGATCTCTCTGAAGAGGGGCGGCGGCGCCCCGCCGGCGTTCGTCCCGCCGGAGAACCTGGGCCTGAGCCGCACCACGTCGCTCCCCGAGAGGGACGTCCTCCAGAGGGAGGTGCTGCTCTACAGCAGCCTGATCCAGACCGGCGGCGgcaaggagagggggaggggcggcgGCGGTTCGACCATCAACGCCCACACGCTGCCCAGGGCCAAGCCGAGGAACAGGAACCCGCTGCGTCGCAATCCGTTCCTGCTGAAcacggaggatgaagaagatgaagaagaagaagaggaggaggaggatggcgaCAACCTCAGCGGTTACCTCGAAGACTCCTCGTTCCACCTGCACAGCGACACCGACTCATCCGCCCTCGACAAAGGGATGCTTCCCTTCCATCTGCACGACCTAGGCTTCGCCGGCGAGCCCTTCCTCCTGGAcggggcggcgggcggcggcggaAGCGCCCGGCGCTCCCTGAGGGCGGCGATGACCTCCGACCTCTCCGACCTGGAGATCCTGGGACTGGACAGCCAGCTGCGCCACAGCAGCAGCGGCTCCAACATGTCCATGGACTGTGGCGAGCAGGACTGGGGCGaggacggcgaggaggaggaccaccccATGAGGTGTGGccgaagctcctcctcctcctgctcctgctgcgCGCTCTCCCGGCTCTACCCTCGCCACTTCCCCGAGTCCTTCTCGGAGCCCTTCTCGGAGTGCCCACGGGGCTACGGCAGCGACTCCTCCTGCAACAGCTCGGACGGCGTGCTGGTGAACTTCAGCGCCATCTTCAACAAGATGAACAACGGCGTTCCGGAGAGGCCGCCGCCGACGTCCGGGCACGCCAACCTCAATGGCACCACGCCGGCGGTTGTTTCGGATCTCGAGCGAAACTCCACGACGGCGGGGGCTTTCTACCTGGACCTCCACACCTCCCCGACGGAACCGCCAATTTCGCAGTCGGGCTTCCCGCTCGCCCGCGAGCCACACCTGTCCACCTCCTCTGGCTGCTCGTGCGCCGCCGAGCACCAGGGGGCGCTGGACCTCGACGACAACTGCAACTCCTACCACCACCTGCCGCACTCCGGCTCGTCCGAAGACCTGGCTTCCTGTCTGCAGAGCCAGGCGCGGCTGGTGGTCGCCACCCAGAACTACTACAAGCTGGTCACCTGCGACCTGTCGGCCCAGTCGTCCCCGAGCCCCGCCGGCTCCTCCGTCAACAGCTGCTCCGACGAGCACAGCAAAGGcagccccacccccacccagcCCAACCAGTACTTCCTGTTCCGGCAGAGggccgaggaggaagaggaggaggtagaggaagaggacgaagatGCGGAGTCATCCAGG CGAGATGACGGTGTTGACGAGGAtgacgacgacgaggaggaggaggaagaggaggaggagaagaaggatcgGCAGGCCCCCCCCGGCGCCGCGATCCAAGGCCAGGTGCACGTCAACGTCTCCCCCCCCGCGGTTGGCCGCGCCGCCATCGGAGCGGCGCCGGGGAGCCGCCGACGCTCTCGCAGCTACGACCGCAACCTGGACGAGTCTCCGCCCCCCCGCCGGCTCGGAGCGCTGGAGCGCATGCTGAGCTGCCCCGTCCGGCTCAGCGAGGGCGCCGGCACCGCCACGGCGCCGGCGCCCCCGCGGGTCACCTCCTTCGCGGAGATCGCGAGAAGCAAGCGGAGGAACGGCGGCTCTGGGGGTTCGCCGCCGCTGAAAACGACGGGTGaccccttcttctcctccgcttactccgcccactcctcctccctggacTTCTCTCCCATCGCGGAGCGGTGTCCGGAGGCGAACTGCCGGAGCCTGTCGCCCGTTCCCTTCACCAGGTGTTACAGTCAGGGCAGCGCCGAGCGCCACCTGCAGGGGGCGAGAGAGCCCCGCACCAAGGCCGAAG GGAGTCTCTCGGCGTCCTCAGACGGCGGCCCCCCAGTGCTCCGCTACAGTAAGGACCAGCGGCCCACCAGCCTCCCCATCCAGCCCTTCAGCTTCCACCACCAGTTCGCCTCCAGACCCCCGCAGGCCAAGCCCCAGCTGCCCCTGCTCTCGGGCTACGTCTCCGGGATGCAGGCCCGCTCCGGGTCCGGCTCCGGGTCCGGCTCCGGCTCCGGAGACCCGGGGATGGAGGACGATGGCGATGCAATGGAAATTGTGCTCAGGTACCACCAGGGGACCGTggctgcccctccccctccgcccGGGTCGGTCCGCCCCTCGCCCCTCGGCAGCTACTCCCCGGtgcggctccaggccccgccCAGTTCTGGGTCCTGCTCCACCTGCACCCCGCACAGCCCCTCCTGCCCGCTCTCGGCAAAGCAGGGAGGGGCTTCGACCGCTCCGCCTCCGTCCCTGGGGGCGAagagaggggcggagccacagATGCTGCCAGCGGTGCAGGGCCACTGTTTCCACGGCGACACGCTGAGCCCGCTAGGCTGCGCGGAGTCTGGGAAACCCGGAGAGGAGAGCAAAGCACCGGGAGCCCGAACGCATTACG agcACCACCTCTCCCCCCAGGCCCTCAAGTGGAGGGAGTACCGCCGGCGGAACCCTCTGGGATTGGAGAGGTCCTCGGAGGGCCCCCCGGAACccgggaggggggcggggccagaacCCGGGAGGGGGGCGGGACCGCGACCCGCCAGGAGGAACGTGTTTGACttcccctccgccccccccctcgcaCTGGGACGGCTCAACG cgGGCCAATCAGCGAAGCTGCAGCAGATCTACAGCGACTTCCTGCCCGACTACTTCTCCCTGACCGAGAAGCCCCCCGAGGAGTTCTGCCTCTCCCCCGACccgtccacctcctcctcctcccaggtcTCAGTGGACCTGACGCagaagagag GTTTGGTGAAAGCCGTGAACACGGCGGTGGATCTGATCGTGGCACACTTCGGCACCAGTCGAGACCCGGATGTGAAG gcCAAGCTGGGGAACAGCTGGGTGAGCCCCAACGTGGGGCACCTGATCCTGAAGTACCTGTGCCCGGCCCTGCACCAGATGCTGCAGGACGGCCTGAAGGCTCACATGCTGGACCTGATCATCGGCCAGCGGCGCTGTCGGCCCTGGAACTTGGCGGAGGCCTCAACGCAGCTGG GTCCCTCCACCCGTGTCCTTCACAGCTTGTTCTCCAAGGTGAGCCAGTACTCGGAGCTCACGAGCCACAGCATGAGACTCAACGCCTTCGTCATCGGCCTCCTCAA CCTCAAATCTTTGGAGTTCTGGTTCAATCATCTTTACACACATGAAG ACATCATAGCGGCGCACTACAACGCGTGGGGTTTCCTGCCCCTGTCTCAAGGGGCGTGCCAGCCGCTCTTCcgggagctcctcctcctgctgcagccgctGTCGCTCCTCCCCTTCGACCTGGACCTGCTGTTCGAGCCGCGCCTCCTCCAGAAGGGCCGCGAGCACCTCCGCCGCAAGGAGCAGCTGTGCTCCTCCTCAGTCGTCGAGCGGTCGACGGCGACGCGCTCCACCTTCCAGCTCATGAGGGGGTGGGGCGCGACGGTCAGCGACATGGTCAGGGACTCCTCCGGCGGGGGGGAAGCGAGGCGGGACAGGCCGGGGCTGAGGATGGAGGGAACGTGGCCGAGGACGGAAGGAGTCGGCGCTGGGGCGGAGGGAGCGAAGCCGAGGTTGAAGAGTGAGGGGGCGACCGCGACGGAGGTCGATCTGTGGACGCAGCAGGGGATGAGCGGGCGGAGGATGAAGGGTGTGGGACAAGAGAGCCAAGGAGACGGTGAGGAGAAGgtcgggaggaaggagaaggagagggatgtGGCGGAGGAGGGGCGGCAGCGGCAGGAGCGCCAGGCGGGCTGGTGGTACCAGCTCATGCAGTCCTCCCAGGTCTACATCGACCAATCGGCAGAGGGCTCCAAGTTTGTCAAgacggagaagaggaggaggccgtcGGAGAGGCGGCAGAACCAGCCGCCGCCCGCCAGGGAGGGCGtggtggagggggcggagtcgagccaagagggggaggggcaaagGAACAGGAGCTCCGGCGGGGCGTTAGCCGGGTCCGGGGGGAGGCCGTCGTGGATGGGCAGCCCGCCGGACTCGGTCCTGAACCAGGAGAAGGAGGCCAAACCCCCGGGGGGTACCCAAGAGGAGAGACCCCCAAAGGGTCCGCGCTGGGGCCGGCTATTTGGAGCCAACGTCTGTTCCTCTACGAGGGCGGAGCCAGCGCAGAAGACCAG GCCGCCGTCCGGTTGGTTCTCTCTGGACCGGTCGGTTCTGGACCTCGTGGCTCAAACTATCGGAGCAGGCGGCAAGAAGGCGGAGCCTCCTGCGGCACTCGCCCAGACCCAGACGGCCCCCCCACCGCCGACTGAAGCCAGACAACCGTCTCCATG cgaGGTTCGGGCCCTGCGCCGCCACGTGGCCACCGAGCCCGGCCGGCTGAGCTTCGGCCAGGGCGACGTGCTGCGGGTCCAGAGCCGGGGGCCCGATGCCGACTGGCTGCTGTGA